Proteins encoded by one window of Xanthomonas sp. DAR 80977:
- a CDS encoding DUF4240 domain-containing protein, translated as MRDLIAVGLLKESVAMDEREFWQIIGLLNWKRTGDDDAVLRPAVKELAKHSLEDIGAFEEILSRKLYALDTMAHAKQIGTDAYTGGKQHFSVDLFLYARCCVVANGQEFYASVLSDPTQFPKDMDFEALLELASAAYELKSGEAPDVFDTSVSYETFSNRAGWATA; from the coding sequence TTGCGCGATCTGATCGCCGTCGGGCTACTCAAGGAGAGCGTCGCAATGGATGAAAGAGAGTTCTGGCAGATCATTGGCCTGCTCAACTGGAAGCGCACGGGCGACGACGACGCAGTGCTCAGACCTGCCGTGAAAGAGCTAGCCAAGCACTCGCTGGAAGACATCGGCGCTTTCGAGGAGATCCTGAGTCGGAAGCTGTATGCCCTGGACACGATGGCCCATGCCAAGCAGATAGGCACGGACGCCTACACCGGCGGCAAGCAGCACTTCTCTGTCGATCTCTTCCTGTACGCCCGTTGCTGTGTCGTGGCGAATGGCCAAGAGTTCTATGCATCTGTGCTGTCCGATCCGACTCAGTTCCCGAAGGACATGGATTTCGAGGCTCTCTTGGAACTCGCGAGCGCCGCATACGAACTCAAGTCCGGCGAGGCGCCCGACGTTTTCGACACCTCGGTGAGCTATGAAACTTTCAGCAATCGAGCAGGATGGGCTACGGCCTAG
- a CDS encoding class 1 fructose-bisphosphatase has translation MSRTSLTRFLIEEQHAGRIGPELRQLITIVSRACKRISIAVSKGALGGVLGDAGTGNVQGEAQKKLDVLSNDILLEANAWGGHLAACASEEMDHSQPVPDKYPSGDFLLLFDPLDGSSNIDVNVSVGTIFSVLRAPPGTDKPGDEHFLQPGTAQVAAGYCIYGPSTMLVLTLGHGTHAFTLEREEGSFLLTQADMRIPEDTAEFAINMSNQRHWEAPMQHYVADLLAGSEGARGKNFNMRWIASMVADVHRILTRGGIFIYPWDKKDPGKPGKLRLMYEANPMGLLVEQAGGAASTGRERILGLQPEQLHQRVPVFLGSKNEVAEAVRYHTEHDDARG, from the coding sequence ATGTCGCGAACCTCGCTGACCCGCTTCCTGATCGAAGAACAGCACGCCGGCCGCATCGGCCCGGAGCTGCGCCAGCTCATCACCATCGTCTCGCGCGCCTGCAAGCGCATCTCCATCGCGGTCAGCAAGGGCGCCCTGGGCGGCGTGCTCGGCGATGCCGGCACCGGCAACGTGCAGGGCGAGGCGCAGAAGAAGCTGGACGTGCTCAGCAACGACATCCTGCTCGAAGCCAATGCCTGGGGCGGCCACTTGGCCGCATGCGCGTCGGAGGAGATGGACCACAGCCAGCCGGTGCCCGACAAGTATCCCAGCGGCGATTTCCTGCTGCTGTTCGATCCGCTGGACGGCAGCTCCAACATCGACGTCAACGTCTCCGTCGGCACCATCTTCTCGGTGCTGCGCGCCCCGCCCGGCACCGACAAGCCCGGCGACGAACACTTCCTGCAGCCGGGCACCGCCCAGGTCGCCGCCGGCTACTGCATCTACGGCCCCAGCACCATGCTGGTGCTGACCCTGGGCCACGGCACCCACGCATTCACCCTGGAACGCGAGGAAGGCAGCTTCCTGCTGACCCAGGCCGACATGCGCATCCCCGAGGACACCGCCGAGTTCGCGATCAACATGTCCAACCAGCGCCACTGGGAAGCGCCGATGCAGCACTACGTGGCCGACCTGCTGGCCGGCAGCGAAGGCGCGCGCGGCAAGAACTTCAACATGCGCTGGATCGCCAGCATGGTCGCCGACGTGCACCGTATCCTCACCCGCGGCGGCATCTTCATCTACCCGTGGGACAAGAAGGACCCCGGCAAGCCCGGCAAGCTGCGCCTGATGTACGAAGCCAACCCGATGGGCCTGCTGGTCGAACAGGCCGGCGGCGCCGCCAGCACCGGCCGCGAGCGCATCCTCGGCCTGCAACCGGAGCAGCTGCACCAGCGCGTGCCGGTGTTCCTGGGTTCGAAGAACGAAGTGGCCGAGGCGGTGCGGTACCATACGGAACACGACGACGCGCGGGGCTGA
- a CDS encoding aromatic amino acid transaminase has translation MSFFANVEQVPGDPILGLTEAYNADSRPTKVNLGVGIYYDESGRIPLLRAVQQIEQQLAQDAKPRGYLPIDGLPAYDLATQKLLFGAESPLLAAGRVATSQTIGGSGALRVGADLLKKLLSTSTIAISNPSWENHRAVFSAAGFDVVDYTYFDAATHGLNFDGMLADLNKLAPGTVVLLHACCHNPTGADLTQEQWRTVAALLKERQLFPFVDIAYQGFDKGIDEDAYAVRLLAEAGVDSYVVASSYSKSFSLYGERVGALSVVSATAAESKAVQSQVKRIIRTIYSSPSTHGAALVAGVLNSPELRAMWEQELTEMRERIHALRAGMVQKLAALGAPEFGFIQQQAGMFSYSGLSKAQVDRLREEFGIYAVGTGRICVAALSQNNLDYVTQAVAAVHKG, from the coding sequence GTGTCCTTCTTTGCAAACGTGGAACAGGTCCCAGGCGACCCGATCCTGGGCCTGACCGAGGCCTACAACGCCGATTCCCGCCCGACCAAGGTCAACCTGGGCGTGGGCATCTATTACGACGAGAGCGGCCGCATCCCGCTGCTGCGCGCCGTCCAGCAGATCGAACAGCAGCTGGCGCAGGACGCCAAACCGCGCGGCTACCTGCCGATCGACGGCCTGCCGGCCTACGACCTGGCCACGCAGAAGCTGCTGTTCGGCGCCGAGTCGCCGCTGCTGGCGGCCGGCCGCGTCGCCACCTCGCAGACTATCGGCGGCAGCGGCGCGCTGCGCGTGGGCGCGGACCTGTTGAAGAAGCTGCTGTCCACCTCGACCATCGCCATCAGCAACCCGAGCTGGGAAAACCACCGCGCGGTGTTCTCCGCCGCCGGCTTCGACGTGGTCGACTACACCTACTTCGACGCGGCCACGCACGGCCTGAACTTCGACGGCATGCTCGCCGACCTGAACAAGCTCGCGCCGGGCACCGTGGTGCTGCTGCACGCCTGCTGCCACAACCCGACCGGCGCCGACCTGACCCAGGAACAGTGGCGCACCGTCGCCGCGCTGCTGAAGGAACGCCAGCTGTTCCCGTTCGTCGACATCGCCTACCAGGGCTTCGACAAGGGCATCGACGAAGACGCCTACGCGGTGCGCCTGCTGGCCGAGGCCGGCGTGGACAGCTACGTGGTCGCCAGCTCGTACTCCAAGTCGTTCTCGCTGTACGGCGAGCGCGTGGGCGCGCTGTCGGTGGTCTCGGCCACCGCGGCCGAGAGCAAGGCGGTGCAGTCGCAGGTCAAGCGCATCATCCGCACCATCTACTCCAGCCCGTCCACGCACGGCGCCGCGCTGGTGGCCGGCGTGCTCAACAGCCCCGAGCTGCGCGCGATGTGGGAGCAGGAACTGACCGAGATGCGCGAACGCATCCACGCGCTGCGCGCCGGCATGGTGCAGAAGCTGGCCGCCCTCGGCGCGCCGGAGTTCGGCTTCATCCAGCAGCAGGCCGGCATGTTCTCCTACTCGGGCCTGAGCAAGGCGCAGGTGGACCGGCTGCGCGAGGAGTTCGGCATCTACGCCGTCGGCACCGGCCGCATCTGCGTGGCCGCGCTGAGCCAGAACAACCTGGACTACGTGACCCAGGCCGTGGCGGCCGTGCACAAGGGCTGA